Sequence from the Helianthus annuus cultivar XRQ/B chromosome 13, HanXRQr2.0-SUNRISE, whole genome shotgun sequence genome:
TTGGAAGTGATTTCGGTGAGAGTTTCTTTACTGTTCTGGGTAAACACTCAtttgaacacatttttttttaactttgttttttttaactttgttttttttttctaagtttGGAACTGGTTGTAGTGGTGGCCGACGGAGATGTCGGCCGACGACGGCGACGAAGGCAGCCGACAGTGCGGCTTGAGTCACAGCACTAGTTCTGGTCAGTCTTCGGTGCTACTGTTCAAGTTTCGAGTGTGGTTCAAGACCGGTCAAAGTCAGTCAAACTACGAATCAAAGATAGTCTCGGTTTTTGGACAACTTCGGTCAACAAAGTCAAACCAGTCAACACGTCAGGTTGACTGGTCAACGATGGTCAACAGGAGTCAAAGGTTCGGTTCGGTCAGTCATGGTTCAAGATTGGTTTGAATCGGTCAACTGGTTTCGGTTCGGGTCAGCGCAAGTCAACACCGGTCAACAGAAGTCAAAGATGGTCAACTCATGACCGGTAAAGTTTAAACGTAGCGAgttgttttgctttatttttaGAGTTTTAGTTACGCGAACCGAGCTCGAACCGTTGAATCCTAGTTTATTTATTGTTTAGAATTTGgcaaatttacaaaaaaaaatatacctATAATGCGTTGATATATTGTTGAATTGATTGAATTTGAAAATATATCGACACTTtgattgtcgggatcgtccaaaaacagaggaaactctgtccgattttcgTAAAAACCCGAATTCCAAAACGTATTTAAAGCTTAAAACGACACTAGTTGAACTCCAAGCtttcttataaaaataaatatagaagTATCTTTCTCTTGGCGACGTTTTATCACGTAGGAAGTGAATTTATAATATCTCGACAAGAACGCTTTACTAGTCAACGATGACTcgaaaatttttataaaataaatataattgtttatatttatttcaaaggTCGTTAATTCATATGCTTttataaaaatgtatatataacgtttatatttatttcaatcgACGGAATTCGGAATTCATATTTACTTATTGATTTCGACTCAGGAAAGCTACGAAGAGTCGTACTACCTTTCGAGATGACTAACGCAattcataaatatatttatatatttatatttttatataaatatatatccttaacCTCTCGAACACTAAGTATTTCTaagacttagttttatcccgattataaacgaGATCAAATAACCACAGAATGGCTATTCTAAATCAAGATAACACCACCTTagagtcgtttagttaacgattcggtagagctcggacacgtagtttagctacgtttaagctagaaacttataattattccttgattaggaatgctttagttgcacgctagcgagttcacattcgtgggatgacactacggaatcacatTTAGCTAGCTATGCACAGGAATAtacaggtgagttcataacccccactttttaccgttttacatttttataaaatgttttcgggggtggaaagacatgcaagttttgcaaaatcacacaaggtttcgataaatgaatattgcatatttataaaccattttgcgacatgattttaacaaactcaaatggtttacgaaaagattatgctaaacataccggtttataaaaacattagtgtttttcgaaacatgcatgagttttaataacacgaatggcgtgggcaaaggcccaaggacatgggcagaggcccaaggacatgaataactctcacattatacgttaactagggtatggttaagctagggaatgaactgttagatcaggtgagcgaatagtaatctctcttaagtgccattaatcttgtataagaccgagggcaaaagtggtagatctatcgggtgtagcgagccccactcttgggtccttgtgtggcccatgtagtgcttttgttgttctaaccgggtggaccgggggaaatccgctagggttgagtgcttcctatgtcgccacacatattaatgtccttgcaaaacattaatgatctgttcatagacgcttacataccagcTTTTGATACTCAAGTTTTCAAATGTTTTAAAGATTCATTTGAttgaaactcacaaatacatcgatttacaaactttggtaacgcttttcaaactatacctaagtaagaggacacgctgatcctgcttacaaaggttcgtttgggcttggcccattctctctcgtgcaatgcacaaagactctcgtgggctagactcacagttttcatatatcatgccaagaaaatgattttactacaTTTTcccaacaactttaaaaccggatatcaaaaagatttattttaaatcttttcaaaacaaactatgaactcgctcaactttatgttgactttttcgcatgttctttctcaggttacattGTCAAAACTACGGAACTGTTGGAATAGAAGAACCCACGGGATTTCGAGTAATTAGTGGGCGTTCATtttttagaagtcttagctttttgcttccgctgtgcaatgaagataccggtccagtcacgccagctctgatatttcggggtgtgacaaaatcatGGACCACGACGTCAAGATTCGTTAGCATAGTCGTATGACAAtcatgagagttcgttggaactcaagacatggaccggagttcacatgaGAACGTAATGATCGAAATGAACTCTAGTACCCTCAGTTGTTCAAACGCTTGAATCAACCCCTGATGTCACttgcgaatttcgggacgaaattccctttcaagttggggatgatgtggtacccgcgaAAAATTCACAGTCATCCTGATGTCATCCTGATCTAACACCTCGCTACTTTCggattacttgtcaaatttcgggacgaaatttctttcacgtttgggatgatgtgacaacccgagaccTCAAGATCTATTCCCTGCGAAtcatttgtttcacaatcttgcTCTACTTTTATAACTCTCTTGACATTGTATCTTGTGATTGAAAGTTGAATGATTAAGTACTGTTTGTATTTGAGTGATACGTGAAAACTTAGCACTGTGTTTAACCTTATTGAAGAACACTCGACGAAAGAACTAGGTCCTTCGTCGCAGTCACCTCTCGGCGAAAAACTGTCATTCGATCACAAACAACTTTCGTCGCCGACCCAAATCATTCGAAGCCCAATAGGGCCCAGTTTACCTATTCCTATCTTATTGTTAGTAAAGGGTATAAGCCCAACAGTAATTCATGCATGTGATCGTGAAATTGTGAAGCTTCATGGGCCGCTAAAGACATTCAAGATGGGGTTGTTCACTAATATTTTAACAATGTGTGCATGGAACTAAAGTTGGAGTTGATTTGCAAGAATTGGAGTGGGCCATGAAATTCTTAAGGCCAGCGAATTCTAAAGGTGAATGTTGGCCATAAATAAATTAATTCAAACTATTATATTTGAAGTTGAACCACCCAACCCCAAAACCCATCGTCCCCacaccaaaaccctaaaaacaaaaACGTCGGCCGATCAACGCACACCGCCATCTCTCCCTACTCTACAACGCCTGTTGACGACGGAACAACCACCCAAGGCCACAGTAAATGGTAAGTGCACTCCGTAGTCTCTTATTAAAGTTCCGTTGTCTCGGTTTCGGTTTCGGTTCGATCTCGACCTTAAGCTTTGCAAGAAAGTAGAGTTATAAATGAGGCTACTGTTAGTTTTATGTGCATCAGTTCGATTTCAACTTTAGTTTTATATGCATCGTGACATGATAGAGTTGATTATACGTTTATATAGATACGCATGAGAACTGTTTTTTTGGGCGTGTTAGACTCATGACGGCAACTGTGATGTaatgttgtgttgtgttgtgttgtgttgtgttgtgttgtgttgtgttgtgttgtgttgtgttgtgttgtggtTACATGTGAATCTTCATCTTGACTTGTTTATAAGATGATTGTATAGAATTATAAATGAACTGTTGAGATTACTATGTATAATATGATGGGATAGAGTAGATTGTATATGAGTATATATATGTGTAGATGGTAAATGATTATGGTCGCGCTTGAAAGTTGTCGAAAGGTCGGGATACGGATGTGTGTATGAGAACGACAAAGTATGATGTTATGTTGGTGATCGATGCGTGTATTAGGTTGTATGTGAAAGAGTTTCGGTCCGCTTTCGACTAATATGTTTGTATAAAGTAGGTTAATATGTGGAACTGTTGTGAGTATATTAGATGTGAGGGAAATAAGATCATATATGTTAAACATGTGTGAGTTTTTTTATATATGTGAAAGGAAAACCGTATATGTGCATGAATATGTGATGAGTAGTTATATGATACTTGAATGGGTGTTTATGTATGAATCTTGCTGTAAGCTTATGTTAGGGGTAGGAGTCGATCGTATGCGTGAATGCCGATATGTGAGTAATTTCGATGTGTACTCATGATAGTTTAGTGCAACAGTATCCGAGTTCAAATGTTAGCGAGGGAAGGCACATGGGCTAGATTTCACGGTGTCATGAAATTAAgtgtatttaatattatatatgtaCCTGTGTATGCGATAGAAATATGCATGTAAATATGTACACATATGATGaggataaatatatatacatatttaactGTATaatgacgtgatgtcgtggtcacgcaaatttaatcccaaaaacaactatgtaaatagtggtaagcgggtatcgaacacagggagtttgtggaaaatgtgttatttgaaagttatctaagttaactaaaattacactaaattgcaagaaaaataaaattcacgagttgttttgatttgattggttttaaaaactaagattaattaactaatttgcgAAATGAAActtgaagttgtaaacaattgAGAAATAAACAACTATCTTGTgtatccggtttgcttcaacttttgtgttaatcatttaactagaaagaactacatagacatagttcatgcataaacaattgcagtgatgaaaggggacgaagtactcagattccgagaacgtgaggttgtcacccgatgatcaatcaacccttaccccaacctaactatacccatgatatcccgattgccaacggcaccaagaacgtatggtttctaattagtttaaaATAAGAATCAACCTGTTACTAACAATCGATTACACACCATAACAATGAATTTAAATGAAAAGAGATTGATATTCTAGAAATGCAAATAAGAACACAAAAGTCTAAACAAACCTTCACCACAAGATAGTCATTAAAGtacctagccactcatggctttaacacACATCATGACAAAATAGAAATAAGACCAAAGTTCACAAGTTCCACCAACAAAGACAAGAATATAATGCAAAGATTGTTCCCCAATGATTCTAGTGAAAAGATTATGCAAAAGATGTGTTTCTTAACTCCCAAGTGCCTCCTAAATAGTCCCCCACTCGTTTTTCTCAAGTAGTAACCGAAAACCCATGATAAGACATCATAATTCTTCATAAAATGGGCTTTAAATGCGGGGGTTATGACTTTGGAACgatcggcgccgtaagctacgccgcctgccgtagcttacggcagccAGCAAATTGAAATGGTCAACATGGCACCGTAAGGTACGGCAAgccgccgtagcttacggtgagcATCAATCCTTTACGCCCTTGTGCTCCTGTCTTACGGCACTACTTTCTTGTAGGTTATAggggccgtaagctacggcctggtggcgtagcttacggctctgagtgatcttttgctTCCGATTCCTTCATTTTCCTTTGTTTCCACACATTTTGATCACGCCAGCCTCTAACATCCTTCAAGCCCTCTAAAAGCTGCATCTTGTACATTTTAACACCTGCATCACCATTAActtgtgattacctaattcacgcaaataaccggataaaatgtagaatgtgcgttaagtttaagccttttaagggttgtcctacggaccacccgtcacatccccacacttacccgttgcttgtcccaagcaaccactTCAAAAACTGTTTTTAACCATAAGCGACCAAACATGCAAACCAAACCAAAGTGCCATCCTTCTACTAGCTTTTTATCaaaccacaagacacacccctcacaaactctcggtgacaagaaaaattagcaacttatgctaaaccactcaatgcgtatatgtgtgtgtgcgacaataagcttgtatgaaaatcaagttGCCTCCTAATCAATGTCTAGCATGCTTTTGAATCAAGGAAACTTACGGGTTGTAATGGGGCTAGGTGCAAGGGTAGGAAAAGGAGTATATATATGTAGTAGCGAAggacttaacccggtcttttattacacaatgaaataaacaaacaaacaaacttaactaCTATATACAAAACAACTAAAcatcacttttttttttctttttttttttctcttttttttttttttttttgcttttttttttttcataaactaaatcacaaATTACTAAACAACCACTAatactataagaccgggtcaaatcgGGTAAATTTTTGGGTAACTAACTTGggggtaacaaatgataggctttaagcacaaaatgggcaactaaatgtccaaacccccacccttctcgcaaccatgctcatatatataattaatgaggtccaaccccccaaatcccacactcgcactcatCTAGACGAGGCATCCTAGAAGTTCCCTATCATCTTCAAAAGCATGTTgactctaggatttaacaagtattcacacacaagttctattaacacacaacacacaacgcCACTCAAACAAGGAAATATCATTAACAATCATGCGTGgctcaattctcaccaagaaaagatttgagatgggtgtcggtgtgtccaatggacaatatcaagttttcaaatttttacactttcgcttggatttgcaaaatttttgaatttctcaaaaatttcccccatccccacacttgggatacattgtcccaatgtatggttttgagggaaagatcgcTTTCAACAAAAACATCCCCAATTGCTTATATTCTCAaacccatttttttttttttttttttttattattgacaCCACCAACGCTCACAACCCACAAACATATTAACACAAACACCACCCAACCTCCCAAccgcaacataaacataaacacataaacatatatacaaaaatgtacaaaggaACGAAATACGACCTGGCTAGTAATACTTCGGCTGTGGAGGCCCAAAGATGGATGTCATCACATCCGTCCATTCACCAAAACCAAATGCTCCACCGCCACTACTACTTCCTTGATCACTACTTGGATTTGCTTGTTGGTAACTCATAGCATGCGGATCCACCCATTGAGAGTGGTGCAATGGTGGGGTGGGGTATGACACACTACCATCATATGGTGGAAGTGTGGTGTAGTCCACAACGGGTGGATCTGCCACAACCGGTTGCCCCGCATGCCATTGATCGTGCATGCGCCTTTGTCGATCATCCAAGTAACGGTTATTCATCTCTTCTTCATGGGCATATCTATGAGCGCGGTTCAATTGCTCATTCCTATCATAGCTTCTTTTGATAGCCCTTTCCGCACTAGCACCCAAAAAAGTTTGATGATCAAATAACACTTGGTTTGGTTCACTCCAATTGCCGAATGTGGGTGGCCGCCTTTGTTGAATGATTTGACCCATATCCCCCGAGTGGGCCCAATACGGGTCGTAAGCTTGTTGTGCATAGTCAAATGCACTTCCCACATAGCCAGATTGTACACCGGCTCCTTGAACCCCCGCTTGACCAACACCTCTTACTTGAGCATCTACCGTGAATGTGTCTTCGCGGTAATCATCATCCCCGCTCACTTCATCATCCGTTGACTCGGGCTCCTCTTCCTCCCCCGGTCGTAACGGTCTCGCATCTACTTTTAACGCTCTCCACCTTCTACCATCCGTTTTCAACTTATGAAACCTATCCGATTCGGTGTACGTCCAATCCGACCCAAGATTCTTAAGGTCGAATGGTCTAAACCTCTTGTAAGAACCTCTTTCATCTCCTTTGATTGCCCCATACTTCTTGAGTAATGCCGTAATCAACCGGCAATGGGGTATAATCTTCCTTTCCCCGCTAATCTTGCTCAACCAAATGTTGTTTAGTACCAAAAATCGGAAGGGAACCTTGGGCGACCCAttcatcaacatatacaaaacTGGTACTTCTTGAAACCGCACCTCCATCTTGTCACCCCGCCTCGGCATGACATTGTACATGCACAACGTCAATACCAACTTTGCTTCCATCCTTAAATTTCTTCTATATAATTTCCCATGTGTTGTGCCCGGAAGGAAGAGGTAATCAAGCATGGCTTGCCATTGTTCATGTTTCGCGGGCTCATGATAAAGATCCCTAAGACTCGGGTAGATATATTCATTGGCCGGCCCATCATCAAACTTTGCCACCCGGCGCAAAGAATCATATGACATTTCCACTTTTACACCATTACACTTCCCAACTAATCGCATCTTGTTCGGAGCCTTGAATGGGGGACATTCGAGTGATGCCACCCACTCTTGAATTTGCTTGTCATACATTTTCTTCGTCTCACCATCATAGCATTTTGTGGCCGCTCCCCAACCCAACGCATTAAACTTGGGGATGATCCCAAACGGGGCAAAATCCGCCTCCCggatttctttttcacaaataaacgCTTCTCCCCTTTGTTTTAACTTGTTCATTTGATCGTGAAAAAGTTCCTCTCTCCATTCCGCGGGTTGGTCTAACAATGAACCGGTTGTCCAATCCGGCTTTGGCCCCCTTGGCGGTGCATCCTCCTCCGAATCCGGGTCACCAATCCGAGCCAATTTCCTCCTTTTTTGTTGTGCCGCATCCCCTTGGGAGGAACTTGCAATTCCCTTTCCTTTCCTAGATGCCATACCTACACACATTCATAACCGAGCAAACAATTCAAGTTAGTTATTTTTATcccatcttccccacacttgcttcatgttatagatataaatgtgcaaaaacccaaaatttttattttttcaaacaaaattttggcATGATGTCTCCTAAAATCAGAATTTTCCAACAAAGTTTTATAAAACATCAACACATTTATACTAATAACAATCAATGGTTTACAAATTCTATCATCTATCTCATACAAGCAAGTGTGTAAGTAAAAACATGATGGAAACTTACAAACCTCAATGTACTTCAAAGAATGAACAAAAATTGCATACCTTGGTGTTGTAGAAGATGAAAATCACTAAAGCTTGAAGTTcacacaaaaacccacaaaaaccCCAAAATTTTCGGCACCTAGGGTATGAAATTCGACCCAGAAAACTAAGGAATCTTCAAGATTCAATACTAAATCTGAATTCCTTGTGAAATTCCACCCAAAATGGACCCAAGAATCACCGAAATCGGACTTGTTTTGAGAAAGTTATGAAAGTGTGAAGGTTAGGGTTTTTAGGtgaagtgaagaagaagaagaagaaggagaaaaGTTATGGTTGGGGATGAATGAAGATTTGTGTGGTTGGGAGATGTTAATggtttgttttattattattatttgttaaattttcggattttctttttttttttttttatataaagcaGCGATTTGAACCGGACCCCCAAAACCCGCTCGGCGCCGTACGCTACGGCAcatcgccgtagcttacggtgacaTCTGGGGAATTATGGTGTACCGTAAAACAGGGGCTACTTACCGTATGGCTTTGATTTCTAAaaggccaccgtaagctacgccccccccaccgtagcttacggtggtaACTGGGCTTAGGGGGGGTTgatttttctcaaaaactttttttttttttttttttaaatttttataagtttttataaTTTTAAAGAAAAGACATAAATTTTACCCTACCCCCCgttaaaaacccgtgttgtcctcaacactattTTCGGAAAATTCGTGAaaatttccccacacttgtttcgaacaccgGTTTTGAACGAGATTTATTCGAAACGAAATAAACTAcactaaatatttacaaataccaaacctgggcctctttcaCGTTTCCTCATCATCCACCGGGCGTAAAATGTAGCCCACTTTATCTAGCTCAAGGTTGTTGATATCATTCCCTTCCAAGTACGGTTTGAGGCGATGCCCGTTAACCGTTTGTTGCTTGTTTGTTCGTTCGTCTTGAATATCAACATCTCCGAACCTTCCCACTCTTCGGACAAcgtaaggacccatccacttGCTTTTCAGTTTCCCCGCAAACAATTTCAGCCTTGAATTATAcaaccacaccttttgacccacttcaaagttctttTTCTTTATCTTCGCATCATGAACTTTTTTAAGTTTGTCTTTGTACGCGGATGCACATTCATAGGCTTGATCTCTTATTTCCTCTATTTCATTCAATTGAAGCTTTCTCGCCCGACCCGCTTCATCATAGTTTGCGTTCaccgttttaattgcccaataCGCCCGGTGTGCCAATTCCATGGGCAAATGACATCCTTTCCCATAAACCATCCGATAAGGAGTGGTATCAAGTGGAGTTTTGTAAGCCGTTCGATAGGCCCACAACGCATCGtcaagcttgcttgaccaatccttccgatccgttctcaccgtcttcATTAAAATCTCTTTAATTTGCCGGTTAGAAACTTCGacttgaccactcgtttgcgggtggtatggTGTAGCAACGCGGTGGTTCACATTGTATCTCTTGAGCAACTTCCcaaaattgaaattcttgaaatgtgacccgccatcacttattatcaccctaggcacaccaaaacgagcaaaaatgttagattgcacaaacttacatacaacggAGTGATCATTGGTCCTCgtggcaatagcttcaatccatttcgacacgtaatcgaccgccaccaaaatgtataagaacccatttgagtttgggaaaggacccatgaagtcaattccccaaacatcaaatacttctactaccaaaatcgggtttaacggcatttcatcacgtttcgaaatacttcccattctttgacaattgatgcaattccgagcatactcacaagaatccttgaaaatcgtgggccaataaaacccactagataacacccgataacccgtcttgttcccactaaaatgcccACCACACGCCGATGAATGAGCATGAATCAAAATCTCTAAAACTTCcgtttcgggaacacatcttcgtatCACTTGATCGGCTCCGATTTTGAACAAATCGGGTTCGTCCCatatgtattgcttcacttgactaagaAATTGTTGTCGTCTCTTCCTAGTCCAATGACTTGGAATTGCACCTTTAGCCAAATAATTGACATAAtgggcataccaaggtgcaacaTAAGTGGAGACGGCCAACAAGTCTTCATCGGGGAACCGTTCATTTATTTCACTTGGGTCATCGACACCTTCCAACGGgattcgggacaaatgatccgcaacaacattttcacacccttttttgtcccgaatctcaagatcgaattcttgtagtaaaagcacccaacgaatcaaTCGGGGCTTTGCATCTTTTTTCTCCATCAAGTATCGGACCGCGCTATGATCCGAATACACTATCaccttgcttccccaaatataagatcgaaacttgtccaaggcatacaccaccgctaataattctttctcggttgtggtgtaattaagttgcgcctcggacaatgttttgcttgcatagtatatCACCACCGGCTTTTTATCTACCTTTTGCCCCAAAACCGCTCCAATAGTTGTATCACtagcatcacacataatctcgaacggctttgaccaatccggtggttgcaaaatgggagccttcaccaactgttccttcaacacatgaaacgcttgcaaacattcatcagtaaaatcaaatggaacatcttttaacaataagttacataaaggttttgtgATTACACTAAagcctttaataaaccttcggtagaaccccgcatgtcccaaaaaagatctcaccccctttacattctttggtgggggtaaagatgaaattacccgaatctttgctttgtctacctccatcccccggtccgaaatgacatgccccaaaacaataccctcttgaaccataaaatggctcttttcccaacttagtaccaagtttgtctcaacacacctttttaaaactttttctaattcattaagacaagagtcaaaacttggaccaaaaatggaaaaatcatccataaacacttcaagagactccccaaccatgtccgaaaatatactcatcatacatctttggaacgtggcgggggcgttacataatccaaatggcattcgccgaaaagcaaatgtaccatatggacatgtaaacgtggttttgtgttggtcgtccgggtgaatagcaatttggttatatcccgaatacccatccaaaaaacaataatatttttg
This genomic interval carries:
- the LOC110898187 gene encoding uncharacterized protein LOC110898187, whose protein sequence is MASRKGKGIASSSQGDAAQQKRRKLARIGDPDSEEDAPPRGPKPDWTTGSLLDQPAEWREELFHDQMNKLKQRGEAFICEKEIREADFAPFGIIPKFNALGWGAATKCYDGETKKMYDKQIQEWVASLECPPFKAPNKMRLVGKCNGVKVEMSYDSLRRVAKFDDGPANEYIYPSLRDLYHEPAKHEQWQAMLDYLFLPGTTHGKLYRRNLRMEAKLVLTLCMYNVMPRRGDKMEVRFQEVPVLYMLMNGSPKVPFRFLVLNNIWLSKISGERKIIPHCRLITALLKKYGAIKGDERGSYKRFRPFDLKNLGSDWTYTESDRFHKLKTDGRRWRALKVDARPLRPGEEEEPESTDDEVSGDDDYREDTFTVDAQVRGVGQAGVQGAGVQSGYVGSAFDYAQQAYDPYWAHSGDMGQIIQQRRPPTFGNWSEPNQVLFDHQTFLGASAERAIKRSYDRNEQLNRAHRYAHEEEMNNRYLDDRQRRMHDQWHAGQPVVADPPVVDYTTLPPYDGSVSYPTPPLHHSQWVDPHAMSYQQANPSSDQGSSSGGGAFGFGEWTDVMTSIFGPPQPKYY